Below is a genomic region from Gammaproteobacteria bacterium.
CCACCTGGCAGGTTGACCCGGAAAACGACCAGATCGTGACCCATCGTCCGCCGCCGAAGTACGGGTCGGAGCTCGGTGGCTGGGACCGTCTGCGTGCCTATCCGACGGGGCGATACAGCGACAAGTCTGCCGTTTACTATGCCGCGGAGCTGCGCCTGATTCCCCGCTACCGGCCGTTTCGAGAGTTATCGCTGCTGGATTATTTCCAGATCGACTGGTGGCAGGTTGTCCCTTTTGTCGAGGCCGGCAGAGTGGGCCCGGACTACGACTCGGACCTGTTCTACAAGGACCTGAAGTGGGACGTCGGGCTCGGTATCCGGGCGATGGCATTTCGCGCGGTGGTGCGGCTCGATATGGCGTATGGCAAGGAAGGGGCGGCCGCCTGGGCCATGATCGAACAGCCATTCGCGCGGCAGAGCGATCCGTAGTTGAACGGCCAATTCGATGCAGGACCGATACGTTCGATGTCCGTGAACCCCGGGAGTACGCGGCGGCGCACATCCCGGGTGCGATCAACGTGCCGCGCGGCATTATCGAGTTCGCGATCTGGCGATACGTGGGGTTTCCTGAGGCGACCAACCACGACATCACTAGCTCTACTGCCGCACCGAAAAACGCTGTGCCCTGGCGACACGGTCTTTGCAGGACCTCGGCTTTACCAATCTCACGAGTGTGAACATGCACCTGCGGGACTGGCTCAACAAG
It encodes:
- a CDS encoding rhodanese-like domain-containing protein; its protein translation is MRCRTDTFDVREPREYAAAHIPGAINVPRGIIEFAIWRYVGFPEATNHDITSSTAAPKNAVPWRHGLCRTSALPISRV